In Musa acuminata AAA Group cultivar baxijiao chromosome BXJ2-3, Cavendish_Baxijiao_AAA, whole genome shotgun sequence, the following proteins share a genomic window:
- the LOC103979460 gene encoding BSD domain-containing protein C22A12.14c: MDFFKSVFSADPTSPRQKNSPPESPHHSPDGDERGSFGETGGWSFGGFVKTFATKSESVIRTYRRDLEEFGSGIKRETAFLGDATARAVLDLPGSLDAGASVAQESLESVGRIVDDIGGSVWRGTAEIISRGKEAIMSMEAEDSRTDQYPFDQGPQNGSPSSRRYNRFEAQLLAIQFDVNTFSEEPEDAQDFKNWRLGFDLAEKEDEIERLCYENGSLEGFLEKLVPRLVDYETFWCRYYYRVHKLKQAEDARAKLVKRVISGEEEEDLSWEVDDEEEDEEVEKDDKKEEILTENKEVQEEGKKDEIAKVVQKEDMNFESVIMEKHAEVSQVENLETSTANIDEGVSTDPGKAENPEIICKEEMNSKSDDETDGKTVQKGKTDDVGLCKDSSSSIVSSQHSVQEEDDLEWDEIEDLDEHDEKKSGDKSVNPLREDLRKRLSVVEDDEDLSWDIEDDDVSTKS, encoded by the coding sequence ATGGATTTCTTCAAATCCGTCTTCTCCGCCGATCCGACCTCCCCCCGGCAGAAGAATTCTCCGCCGGAATCCCCCCACCACTCACCGGACGGCGATGAACGAGGCAGCTTCGGCGAGACTGGCGGTTGGAGCTTTGGAGGGTTCGTGAAGACCTTCGCCACCAAGTCCGAATCGGTGATCCGGACCTACCGCCGGGACCTCGAGGAGTTCGGATCCGGCATCAAGAGGGAGACGGCGTTCCTCGGGGATGCCACCGCCCGCGCGGTCCTCGACCTCCCGGGCTCCCTCGATGCGGGTGCCTCCGTCGCTCAGGAGTCCCTGGAGTCCGTCGGCCGGATCGTCGACGACATCGGCGGTTCGGTGTGGCGGGGCACGGCCGAGATCATCTCCCGGGGTAAGGAAGCGATCATGTCGATGGAGGCCGAGGACAGTAGAACCGACCAGTACCCGTTCGATCAGGGGCCCCAGAATGGGTCTCCTTCTTCGAGAAGGTACAACCGGTTCGAGGCGCAGCTGCTTGCGATCCAGTTCGATGTGAATACGTTCTCGGAGGAGCCGGAGGATGCCCAGGATTTCAAAAATTGGAGATTAGGATTTGATTTGGCCGAGAAAGAGGATGAAATTGAGAGGCTGTGCTATGAGAATGGGTCGTTGGAGGGATTTCTTGAGAAGCTGGTGCCTCGATTGGTGGATTACGAGACATTCTGGTGCCGGTATTACTATCGTGTCCATAAGCTCAAGCAAGCGGAGGATGCAAGGGCAAAGCTAGTGAAAAGGGTGATTTcaggggaagaagaggaggatttgAGTTGGGAGGTAGACGATgaggaagaggatgaagaagtTGAGAAGGATGACAAGAAAGAAGAAATTTTGACAGAGAATAAAGAAGTAcaggaagaaggaaaaaaggaTGAGATTGCCAAGGTGGTGCAGAAGGAAGACATGAATTTTGAGTCTGTCATCATGGAGAAACATGCTGAGGTTTCTCAGGTCGAGAATTTGGAAACTTCGACAGCTAACATTGACGAGGGAGTGAGTACCGATCCAGGAAAGGCAGAAAATCCTGAAATTATTTGCAAGGAGGAGATGAACTCAAAGTCGGATGATGAAACAGATGGTAAGACAGTGCAAAAAGGGAAGACGGATGATGTAGGGTTGTGCAAGGATAGCAGCTCTTCAATTGTCTCAAGCCAGCATTCTGTGCAGGAGGAAGATGATCTCGAGTGGGATGAAATCGAGGATCTTGATGAACATGATGAGAAAAAATCTGGTGACAAGAGTGTAAACCCTCTTCGGGAGGATTTGCGCAAGAGACTCAGTGTCGTTGAGGATGACGAGGATCTTAGTTGGGATATTGAAGATGATGATGTGTCTACAAAATCTTGA